In the Topomyia yanbarensis strain Yona2022 chromosome 3, ASM3024719v1, whole genome shotgun sequence genome, one interval contains:
- the LOC131691369 gene encoding small integral membrane protein 13, with amino-acid sequence MNLQEGLIAAFSVLTSVFIVIVVVCFGWYLVWKLFLSRFKLVRELLGLAQSSDSPAHSLDSSSVDGSRLRNTRKPRKD; translated from the exons ATGAACCTTCAGGAGGGACTTATAGCTGCATTTTCTGTACTTACTTCGGTATTCATCGTGATTGTCGTAGTTTGTTTTG GTTGGTACTTGGTGTGGAAGTTATTCCTATCGCGCTTCAAGCTAGTTCGCGAGTTGCTTGGATTGGCCCAGTCTTCTGATTCGCCAGCTCACTCATTAGATAGCTCATCTGTCGACGGAAGCAGACTTCGCAATACTCGAAAGCCACGAAAAGATTGA
- the LOC131691368 gene encoding N-alpha-acetyltransferase daf-31: MNIRCAKPEDLMNMQHCNLLCLPENYQMKYYFYHGLTWPQLSYVAEDDKGNIVGYVLAKMEEPEPGEESTHGHITSLAVKRSYRRLRLAQKLMNQASQAMVECFNAQYVSLHVRKSNRAALNLYTNSLGFRILEIEPKYYADGEDAYSMRRDLLEFSKVVSAAREINSNSEHNDEVIINHRGGNHAGHDGHCC; this comes from the coding sequence ATGAATATCCGCTGCGCAAAGCCTGAAGATCTGATGAATATGCAGCACTGTAACTTGCTGTGCCTGCCGGAAAACTATCAGATGAAATACTATTTCTATCACGGGCTTACATGGCCGCAGCTCAGTTATGTTGCAGAAGACGACAAAGGAAATATCGTAGGTTACGTGTTGGCCAAGATGGAGGAACCGGAACCTGGCGAGGAGAGCACACATGGACATATCACTTCGCTAGCTGTTAAACGTTCATACCGTCGACTTCGGCTGGCCCAGAAACTCATGAATCAGGCTTCCCAAGCAATGGTGGAATGTTTCAACGCTCAGTACGTGTCACTGCACGTGAGAAAGTCTAATCGGGCCGCCCTAAACCTGTACACCAATTCATTAGGTTTCCGGATTCTGGAAATCGAACCCAAGTACTATGCGGACGGTGAAGACGCCTATTCGATGCGACGTGATCTGCTGGagttttcgaaggtagtttcGGCAGCTCGGGAAATAAACTCAAATTCGGAGCATAATGACGAAGTAATAATTAACCACCGAGGTGGTAACCATGCTGGACACGATGGCCATTGCTGCTAG